The Desulfobacterales bacterium genome window below encodes:
- a CDS encoding universal stress protein, with the protein MSLFKNIVIVSASKPNIDVLRQTLALGANSGSDLKILQIVDPHHDRSNAVLKGYPVLQNGWLTDLQAQQGGKANPKLQLRNHRVHSKFLQGDPPEAVEREVERDHHDLIVFDAKQKNVLLHHAIISTAMHLMRRCTTPILISRPDPEIRSNRMLAAVDPMLCSGAFGVTGNALNTQIMTLVNDVALHAGQKVHVLNCWRHPMGERLRKNEHLNDEQVRRVLIAARDQQRKCLVDFLRKTSRQQLRYRIHLRQGDPEKHIASIAEDYRINLVIMGSVGRSGLDGLIVGNTAERIMCNSNISLLTVKPSSYQPIAGHPLTPAEAACDL; encoded by the coding sequence ATGTCACTTTTTAAAAACATTGTCATTGTATCCGCTTCAAAGCCCAATATCGACGTATTGAGGCAAACCCTTGCATTGGGAGCTAACAGCGGTTCTGACCTTAAAATACTTCAAATCGTCGATCCGCACCATGATCGCTCGAATGCCGTCTTAAAGGGTTACCCAGTTCTGCAGAACGGGTGGTTAACAGATCTTCAGGCGCAGCAGGGTGGTAAGGCAAATCCCAAACTACAACTACGTAATCACCGTGTACATTCCAAATTTCTGCAGGGAGATCCTCCTGAGGCCGTCGAACGAGAAGTCGAGCGCGACCATCATGATCTTATCGTCTTTGACGCGAAACAAAAAAATGTGCTGCTTCACCATGCAATAATCAGCACAGCCATGCATCTGATGCGCAGATGTACTACCCCGATTCTGATCTCCAGACCCGATCCCGAAATTAGATCCAATAGAATGCTGGCAGCAGTTGATCCAATGCTCTGTTCAGGGGCATTTGGCGTCACTGGCAATGCCCTGAATACACAGATTATGACACTGGTTAACGATGTTGCTCTTCACGCGGGTCAAAAGGTTCATGTTCTCAACTGCTGGCGGCATCCAATGGGTGAGCGATTGCGGAAAAATGAACATTTAAATGATGAACAGGTGCGTCGTGTGCTTATCGCAGCACGGGATCAACAGAGAAAATGCCTGGTCGATTTCCTTAGGAAGACCAGCCGGCAACAGCTTCGCTACCGCATTCACCTGCGGCAGGGGGATCCTGAAAAGCACATAGCCAGCATCGCAGAGGATTATCGAATCAATTTGGTTATTATGGGCTCTGTTGGGCGATCCGGTCTTGATGGATTGATAGTCGGAAATACCGCTGAGCGGATTATGTGCAACTCAAATATATCCCTGCTAACCGTTAAACCCAGCAGCTACCAACCAATTGCTGGACATCCACTTACCCCGGCAGAAGCTGCTTGCGACCTGTAA
- a CDS encoding RNA polymerase factor sigma-32: MNNKIASLNSTNDDDQQYSDSMLHHNDKKNGSAPPHLSTPKNSGTSVATDAFQRYLVGISKYKLLTRDEERALFRKLHSSEDKSAAQQLVTSNLRLVVKIAMDYSNLWMQNLLDLIQEGNLGLIRAVEKFKPEKNVKFSYYAAFWIKAYIIKHLMDNWRLVKIGTTQAQRKLFFKLKSEKQKLEDDGYEPSADLISQRLGVPKKDVVEMEQRINGWDVSLDAPLTDDTDTARIEFLKTPSDSMEDKMSQKEMQIILKKHIAKFRKQMDPRELHIFNQRIFAEDPKTLSEIGKQFGISRERVRQIQKGIIAKLKDSFKQSLPDYAAYSNSDAGVENLLLR; encoded by the coding sequence ATGAATAACAAAATCGCCTCATTAAACTCAACGAATGACGATGATCAGCAATATAGCGATAGTATGCTGCATCATAATGACAAAAAAAACGGGTCGGCACCACCTCATCTGTCCACTCCTAAAAATTCGGGCACATCCGTGGCAACAGATGCCTTTCAGCGATATCTTGTGGGGATAAGTAAATATAAGCTCTTAACACGTGATGAGGAACGTGCCCTTTTTCGGAAACTTCACAGTTCTGAAGACAAATCCGCCGCTCAACAATTGGTGACGTCTAATCTTCGATTAGTTGTAAAGATTGCGATGGACTACAGCAATCTGTGGATGCAAAATCTGCTGGATCTTATCCAAGAGGGAAACTTAGGGTTGATCAGGGCGGTTGAGAAGTTCAAACCCGAAAAAAATGTTAAATTTTCCTATTACGCTGCGTTTTGGATAAAGGCATATATTATAAAGCATCTTATGGATAACTGGCGCCTGGTTAAAATCGGAACTACACAGGCACAGCGTAAGTTATTTTTTAAACTTAAAAGCGAAAAACAAAAATTGGAAGATGACGGCTATGAGCCAAGTGCCGACTTGATTTCACAAAGGCTGGGTGTTCCTAAGAAGGACGTCGTTGAAATGGAACAGCGGATCAATGGCTGGGATGTTTCATTAGATGCACCATTGACAGATGACACGGATACAGCGCGCATCGAATTTCTGAAAACGCCCTCAGATTCAATGGAGGACAAAATGTCACAGAAAGAGATGCAGATCATTCTGAAGAAACACATTGCCAAATTCAGAAAACAGATGGATCCGCGTGAGCTGCATATTTTCAACCAACGAATTTTTGCAGAGGATCCCAAAACGCTTTCAGAAATAGGAAAACAATTTGGCATCTCAAGAGAGCGCGTTCGCCAAATTCAAAAAGGCATCATTGCCAAACTTAAAGATTCGTTCAAACAATCGCTTCCTGATTATGCTGCATACAGTAACAGCGATGCTGGCGTTGAAAATTTATTACTTCGATGA
- a CDS encoding EF-hand domain-containing protein, translated as MKSYLIIPAMAIFSAIALFIGSVVTVQAGHHDHSMFKANLNEMDSNEDGVVSFDEYDAFHSEQLRWSFDAIDLDNDGAISENEWNQFLKMHGVGKGYGSDKQS; from the coding sequence ATGAAAAGTTACCTAATAATACCTGCTATGGCCATTTTTTCAGCTATTGCATTATTTATTGGCTCTGTTGTGACTGTTCAGGCAGGACACCATGATCACTCAATGTTTAAGGCTAACCTTAATGAGATGGATAGCAATGAAGACGGAGTGGTGTCTTTTGACGAATACGACGCTTTCCATTCTGAGCAACTTCGCTGGAGCTTTGATGCTATAGATTTAGACAATGATGGCGCCATCAGCGAAAATGAATGGAATCAGTTTCTTAAAATGCATGGCGTTGGAAAAGGCTACGGTTCTGACAAGCAAAGTTAA
- a CDS encoding alpha/beta fold hydrolase, producing the protein MALFALSLGAVYMLACTYLWARQGHFIFTPRREIKKTPANVQLVYEDVYVAVKSANGQTERLHGWWVPGQDPTGKVLLYLHGSALNMGANVNALRRLHNLGFAVFIVSYRGYGLSDGEFPSEALLYADAEASWNFLVVNKGINPKKIYIYGHSIGGAVAIDLAVRYPSAAGLIVESTFTSIIDVARQKTRYRFFPLDLIVDQRFESLTKVPRLRIPTLYIHGTDDHLVPFEMSRLLYEHTPHPKFLTLIPGGGHNNSATVGGNAYLVAVSEFVAATRHLNPQENPKQTSS; encoded by the coding sequence ATGGCGCTGTTCGCTCTGAGCTTGGGCGCTGTTTACATGCTTGCTTGCACCTATTTATGGGCGCGACAGGGTCATTTTATATTTACGCCCAGGCGCGAAATAAAAAAGACACCTGCAAATGTGCAGTTGGTGTATGAGGATGTTTATGTGGCCGTTAAAAGTGCTAACGGCCAAACGGAGCGGCTTCATGGTTGGTGGGTTCCGGGTCAAGATCCTACCGGAAAAGTGTTGCTCTATCTTCACGGCAGTGCCCTCAATATGGGGGCCAATGTTAACGCCTTGCGTCGTCTGCACAATTTAGGGTTTGCTGTCTTTATTGTTTCCTATCGCGGATACGGGTTAAGTGATGGTGAATTTCCATCAGAGGCGCTTTTGTATGCCGATGCCGAAGCATCCTGGAACTTTCTGGTGGTAAACAAGGGGATTAATCCAAAGAAAATATACATTTACGGTCATTCAATCGGAGGTGCAGTCGCCATTGACTTAGCCGTACGTTATCCGAGTGCGGCCGGGCTGATTGTAGAATCGACATTTACCTCGATTATTGATGTGGCGCGTCAAAAAACCAGATATCGCTTTTTTCCGTTGGATTTGATCGTTGATCAGCGTTTTGAATCGCTCACTAAAGTCCCTCGCCTGCGCATACCGACCCTATACATACATGGCACCGATGACCACTTGGTTCCGTTTGAAATGAGCCGCCTGCTGTATGAACACACGCCACATCCTAAATTTTTGACATTAATTCCGGGCGGAGGTCATAACAACAGTGCCACCGTCGGCGGCAATGCCTACTTGGTGGCCGTATCGGAATTCGTTGCAGCTACACGTCATTTGAATCCGCAGGAAAACCCTAAACAAACATCATCTTAG